TTTCTAAAGATTACGAGGAAATGAAGGAGAAGTATGAGGCTGAGCGGAAAAAAAGTCAGGAATTAGCGGAAGAACAAAAAAATATAAAACTTCAGTCCGCAATATCAGGAAATCCCGAGCATAACCGACTGATGAAAAATCATATCAACAGGCTCATAAAAGAAGTGGATTACTGTATTGCACAACTTCAGAACAGCGGCTTATAATGGATGTGAGGAGAATTACCATCAACATTGCCGGGCGTACTTACCCGCTGAATGTTCCCGCCGCCGAGGAAGAAACTCTTCGGAAGGTCGGAAAGCAGATTGAAAGTATGATCAAGGATTTTGAAGCCAGCTTTGATGTTCGCGACAAACAGGATGCACTGGCCATGTGCGCCCTGAAACTGGGAACCAATGCCGAAGTTTTTGCTTTAAACAATGAAAAAAATATAAACGCCTCCAACGAGCGTGTTCAGCAGATGAACAAACTTCTGGAAGAGCTGGAAAAGTAGATTTTTCTTTTCCGATAAAAACTGCCTACAATAGTTCTAACACATTACAGGTAAACTCAACGCTAAACAATTACCGGGCGAATGTTCACTTAATGGCGTGCCGTTTTACGCGGATTACAGAAAGTGAAAAACAGTCCAAATCGTGTTGATTAGGAGTTTACTCTAAATCACTGAACTGTTGTAGGTTT
The sequence above is a segment of the Chryseobacterium taklimakanense genome. Coding sequences within it:
- a CDS encoding cell division protein ZapA: MDVRRITINIAGRTYPLNVPAAEEETLRKVGKQIESMIKDFEASFDVRDKQDALAMCALKLGTNAEVFALNNEKNINASNERVQQMNKLLEELEK